The stretch of DNA CTCTCCTTATCTCTTTTAGCCATTTGATAAGTCGGACTTTTTTGCTGGATTTCTTATACCTTTTTTCAGTTCAAATAGCACAACAGGTTAAATTAGAAGTTCGTCGGAGTGCGCTCCAGGCAACGTTGGCCATCGCCATGAAATGGACTGGAACCTTATGAAAAGAGGGAGAAGTGAAGATGAAATTTACTGAATTTATCCAACAAAATGTGGTGCCGACCGCTAACCGAATCGCTTCGAACAAATTTTTAAAAGCAATCAGTGACGGCTTTATGGCGTTGATGCCGGTCATCATCATCGGAGCCATTTTTTCATTATTGAATTCATTAGCCATTGCGCCGTATCAAAATTTTATTACCGCCACCGGTCTGAAACCGATATTATCGCTTCCCAACATGGTTACCAATGATATTCTCGCGCTTTACGCGGTAATTTTCATTGCCTATCATCTGGCGAAGTATTACGAAAAGGATCCGGCGACCGCGGGCATGATTGCGTTATTTACCTTTTTGGCCGTAACGCCGCTCGCCAACACGGCGGACATTATCAATAAGTTTCTTGCGGGCAACAATCTCACTTTGGCGAATGACATCGTCGTGCCGGCCGGAAATGTAATACCCTATGAATGGATCGGCGCGAAGGGCCTATTCGTGGCAATCATCATCGGCCTTGTATCCACAGTCGTTTATAACAAGCTGCTGGATAAAGGGCTGGCTATCAAAATGCCCGAAGGGGTGCCGCCGACGATTGCCAAGTCTTTTGGCGGTCTTATCCCCGGCTTTGTCATTATCATCCTGTTTATGGCGGTAAATAAAGTTGTCACGTTCTTGCCCAATATTACCGGACTGCACTCCGTGATTTATACATTTATTCAAGGGCCGATGGAATTGTTATTAGGGAATAGTCTGGGTTCGTTCCTGGTGGCCATCCTGGTTGCCCAATTATTGTGGTTCTTTGGCATTCACGGTGTCACGGCTGTCATTTTGCCGATTTTTTATCCGCTATGGACTTCGCTTACTACGGCCAATATTGCCGCCTTAAACGCCGGGGTATCCGTATTTGAACTCCCGAACATCATCAACCGCACCTTTTTCAGCATTTACGCCATTACCGGAGGCTCGGGAATGACGTTGGGTCTCTGCCTTTATATGGTGCTGTGGAGTAAAAGCAAACAATACCAGACGCTTGGAAAACTGGCATTGCCGGCCAATATTTGCGGTATTAACGAACCGGTTTTATTTGCCACGCCAGTGGTGCTCAATCCGTATATGTTGATTCCGTGGATTTTGACGCCGGTGGTTTCGGCGGTACTCGCCTATGGGTTGACAGTCATGAATATTCTGCCCCGGTTGAGCACAGTGGTACCGTTGGGAACGCCCGTCATCATGTCGGGATTCTTGGCGGGCGGCGTTGCCGGTTGGCGGGTGGCATTATTCCAAATTGCGATGATCATCATCGGCGCAGTAATTTATATCCCATTTTTCAAAGTGATTGATAAAAAGGCCTATGAAAACGAAAAACAAGCATATGGCGATGTAACTTCTTCAGAACTTGAACTGCTTAACCATAGCCATAAAAGTGGGATCAATTGATTACAAAAGGAGGAATTGAAATGAAAAGTAAGCGCTTCCTCGTCCAGTTACTTTTAGGGATGGTGTTGGTAAGCCAAATCATGCTTGCTTCCATGGCAAATGCCGAGGCGGTCCGGGCGAAATATACCACAAAAGAAATCCATGACGGGAAAACAACGTATATCCTGGTCACCAACCCCAACCACGGCAAAACTTTGGGTTATTCAAAAACCTCAGGCGTTAAACTCCTTGAAAAAGTTGCAGGACGATATACCTATGCATTTAAAGATCTGAATCGCAATGGAAAATTGGATCAATGGGAAGACTGGCGTTTGGATGATACCACCAGAGCCAAGGATTTGGCTTCGCAGCTTTCGATTCCGGAAATAGCAGGATTAATGCTCTTTAGCGCGCATGAAAGAAAAATCGAAGAAGGATTAACGGATGCGCAAAAAAGTTATCTTGCCAAAGATAACTTGAGGGCGGTTTTGAATGCGGGAAGCAATAATGTCAAAGCGGCAGTACAATGGAATAATGAGATGCAGGCTTATGTTGAGGGTTTAGCTTGCCCCATTCCGGTAAACTTCAGTTCCGATCCCCGCAGTACAGCAGGCTCAGGCGATCAATACTCCAATGCAATTTCGGGAAAAGATGTCTCCTTGTGGCCATCGAACCTCGGCCTTGCCGCCACCTTTGATACGGGTATCATGTATCAATTCGCCAAAATGGTTTCGGAAGAATACCGGGCCATGGGAATCGCAACCGCTTTAGGACCGCAAATCGATCTGGCCACCGAACCGAGATGGCTGCGGGTAAGCGGCACATTCGGGGAAGATGTCAAACTTGCGACCGATATGACGCGGGCTTATGTCGACGGGTCTCAGTCAACCTATGATAAAAATGGCAAAGATTTGGGCTGGGGCTCCAATTCAATTAATTGCATGATTAAGCATTGGCCGGGAGACGGTCCCGGAGAAGGCGGCCGTGAATCTCACCGTAACAGTGGTCCCTATGCCGTATATCCGGGCAATCATTTCAAGGAACATTTAATCCCCTTTATCAAAGGCGGGTTGCAGCTTCCGGGAGCCACCAGGACCGCGGCTGCCGTTATGACTTCCTATTCTATCGGAATCGCCGGTAACGGGAGTCCCATCGGTTCGGGGCGGGTCGGCACTGCGTATGATCATGTGAAAATGGATCTGCTCCGCAAGGATCAGAACTTTGACGGCGTTGTCTGCACGGACTGGAGTGTAACCAGAACGACGGGCTGGGGCGTTGAAAACAATACCGAAGTTGAGCGTCACTATAAAATCCTGATGGCGGGCTCCGATATGTTCGGCGGAAATAATGATGTGAAACCGGTGATCGAAGCGTATCGGATGATGGAGTATAATTTCGGAAAAGAATGGGCGCGCCGGCGTTTTGAAAAATCAGCGGTCCGGATTTTGAAGCTCATGTTGGCGCCGGGATTATTTGAAAATCCATACCTCGATCTGGATCATTCATTAAAAGTCGTCGGCAATCAAGCAAAAAGGGCTGCCGGATATCAGGCCCAGCTTAGCTCCATTGTAATGGTTAAGAATTCGAATCATCTCATTCAGGCGGCGGACGGCTCGGCGGCAAAGAAAAAGGTGTATATTCCAATGACCTTTACCGATTCCATACCGGGCATGTTTAACTCGAAAACAGAACCGGTATGGAGTGAGACCATTTCCATTGAAATTGCCAAAAAATATTTCAGAGAAGTGATCACCGATATTCCGATCAAGGATGCCAATGGAAAGATTAGCGGATATCAAACCCCGGATCTTTCCGATGTGGACCTCGTACTTGTCGGCATGCACAGTCCCAATAACGGCACCAACTTTTCCTATGCGGGGCTTAAAACCGATAAGGACGGCAACAGGACGTTCTATCCGCTGTCGCTCCAATATTCGACGTATACCGCGACAGAGGGACGAAAAAAATCGATCGCCGGGGATCTACTGAAAGACGGCCAACTAGAGAACCGTTCTTATAACGGGCAGCAATCCAATGTTTATAATTCCTATAATCTGACCGCTTTCCTGAATGCGAAACGGGCGGTCGAAAAGACTCACCGGAATATTCCGATGATAGCTTGTGTCAAAGCCAGCAATCCCTTATGCTTCGGAGAATTTGAACCGTTTTGCGGCGCGATCGTCATCGGCTTTTCAGTCAGCGACGCCGCTTTGCTCGATGTGGTAACCGGGAAATTCGAACCGCGGGGATTACTGCCGATGCAAATGCCGCAAGACATGGCGGCGGTTGAAAAACAGCTTGAGGACGTGGGGCATGACCTGAAATGTTATACGGATGCGCACGGAAACGTATATGACTTTGCGTTTGGTCTCAATTATCAAGGCATTATCCAGGATAAGCGGGTAGCCAAATATAA from Hydrogenispora ethanolica encodes:
- a CDS encoding PTS sugar transporter subunit IIC — encoded protein: MKFTEFIQQNVVPTANRIASNKFLKAISDGFMALMPVIIIGAIFSLLNSLAIAPYQNFITATGLKPILSLPNMVTNDILALYAVIFIAYHLAKYYEKDPATAGMIALFTFLAVTPLANTADIINKFLAGNNLTLANDIVVPAGNVIPYEWIGAKGLFVAIIIGLVSTVVYNKLLDKGLAIKMPEGVPPTIAKSFGGLIPGFVIIILFMAVNKVVTFLPNITGLHSVIYTFIQGPMELLLGNSLGSFLVAILVAQLLWFFGIHGVTAVILPIFYPLWTSLTTANIAALNAGVSVFELPNIINRTFFSIYAITGGSGMTLGLCLYMVLWSKSKQYQTLGKLALPANICGINEPVLFATPVVLNPYMLIPWILTPVVSAVLAYGLTVMNILPRLSTVVPLGTPVIMSGFLAGGVAGWRVALFQIAMIIIGAVIYIPFFKVIDKKAYENEKQAYGDVTSSELELLNHSHKSGIN
- a CDS encoding glycoside hydrolase family 3 protein — encoded protein: MKSKRFLVQLLLGMVLVSQIMLASMANAEAVRAKYTTKEIHDGKTTYILVTNPNHGKTLGYSKTSGVKLLEKVAGRYTYAFKDLNRNGKLDQWEDWRLDDTTRAKDLASQLSIPEIAGLMLFSAHERKIEEGLTDAQKSYLAKDNLRAVLNAGSNNVKAAVQWNNEMQAYVEGLACPIPVNFSSDPRSTAGSGDQYSNAISGKDVSLWPSNLGLAATFDTGIMYQFAKMVSEEYRAMGIATALGPQIDLATEPRWLRVSGTFGEDVKLATDMTRAYVDGSQSTYDKNGKDLGWGSNSINCMIKHWPGDGPGEGGRESHRNSGPYAVYPGNHFKEHLIPFIKGGLQLPGATRTAAAVMTSYSIGIAGNGSPIGSGRVGTAYDHVKMDLLRKDQNFDGVVCTDWSVTRTTGWGVENNTEVERHYKILMAGSDMFGGNNDVKPVIEAYRMMEYNFGKEWARRRFEKSAVRILKLMLAPGLFENPYLDLDHSLKVVGNQAKRAAGYQAQLSSIVMVKNSNHLIQAADGSAAKKKVYIPMTFTDSIPGMFNSKTEPVWSETISIEIAKKYFREVITDIPIKDANGKISGYQTPDLSDVDLVLVGMHSPNNGTNFSYAGLKTDKDGNRTFYPLSLQYSTYTATEGRKKSIAGDLLKDGQLENRSYNGQQSNVYNSYNLTAFLNAKRAVEKTHRNIPMIACVKASNPLCFGEFEPFCGAIVIGFSVSDAALLDVVTGKFEPRGLLPMQMPQDMAAVEKQLEDVGHDLKCYTDAHGNVYDFAFGLNYQGIIQDKRVAKYKNDAR